Proteins from a genomic interval of Oncorhynchus nerka isolate Pitt River linkage group LG13, Oner_Uvic_2.0, whole genome shotgun sequence:
- the LOC115139799 gene encoding osteoclast-stimulating factor 1: MSKPPPKPAKPGQVKVFRAMFTFDPRTPDELYFEEGDILYISDTSDSNWWKGTCRGRTGLIPSNYVAEQAESIDNPMHEAAKRGNLSWLRECLENKVGINGLDKAGNTALYWGCHGGHKDVVEILLGQSSVELNQQNKLGDTALHAAAWKGYSDIVEMLLNKNARMDIKNNEKKLALEMATNAQCASLIKRKQGGNITRTHSNADEYLDDEDSD, from the exons GCCAGGTCAAGGTGTTCAGAGCCATGTTCACCTTTGACCCCCGAACG CCAGATGAGCTCTACTTTGAAGAGGGAGACATCTTGTATATCTCTGATACG AGTGACAGCAATTGGTGGAAGGGAACCTGCAGGGGAAGAACTGGCCTCATCCCAAGCAATTATG TGGCCGAGCAGGCAGAGTCCATTGACAACCCAATGCACGAGGCAGCTAAACGAG GCAATCTGAGTTGGCTACGTGAGTGTCTGGAGAACAAAGTGGGAATTAATGGACTGGACAAAGCTGGGAATACTGCCCTCTACTGGGGATGCCACGGAGGACACAAAG ATGTGGTGGAGATCTTGCTGGGGCAGTCTAGCGTTGAGTTGAACCAGCAG AATAAACTGGGAGACACTGCTCTGCATGCTGCCGCCTGGAAGGGATACTCCGACATAGTGGAGATGTTACTGAATAAGA ATGCCAGGATGGATATTAAAAACAATGAGAAGAAGCTGGCTCTGGAGATGGCCACAAATGCCCAGTGTGCCTCTCTCATCAAGAGGAAACAAGGAGGCA ATATCACACGTACACACAGCAACGCCGATGAATACCTTGACGACGAAGACTCTGACTGA